A window of Pseudomonas mucidolens contains these coding sequences:
- a CDS encoding adenylosuccinate synthase, protein MGKNVVVLGTQWGDEGKGKIVDLLTEHAAAVVRYQGGHNAGHTLVIDGEKTVLHLIPSGVLREGVQCLIGNGVVVAPDALLREITKLEEKGVPVRERLRISPSCPLILSFHVALDQAREKARGELKIGTTGRGIGPAYEDKVARRGLRVGDLLNMSRFEDKLRELVDYHNFMLVGYYKEPAIEFEKTLAECKEYAELLKPLMLDVTAELHDLRRAGKDIMFEGAQGSLLDIDHGTYPYVTSSNTTAGGVATGSGVGPMFLDYILGITKAYTTRVGSGPFPTELFDEVGAHLAKQGHEFGATTGRARRCGWFDAVILRRAIDVNSISGICLTKLDVLDGLETINICVGYKDAEGNEAAPTDADSYVGLQAVYEEVPGWTESTVGAKTLEELPANARAYIKRVEELVGAPIDIISTGPDRNETIVLRHPFA, encoded by the coding sequence ATGGGTAAGAATGTCGTAGTCCTGGGCACCCAATGGGGTGATGAGGGCAAAGGCAAGATCGTTGATCTGCTGACCGAACATGCTGCCGCTGTAGTGCGTTACCAAGGTGGCCACAACGCTGGCCACACGCTGGTCATCGATGGCGAAAAAACCGTCTTGCACCTGATCCCGTCGGGCGTCCTGCGCGAAGGCGTACAGTGCCTGATCGGCAACGGCGTGGTGGTAGCACCTGACGCCCTGTTGCGCGAGATCACCAAGCTGGAAGAGAAAGGCGTGCCGGTGCGTGAGCGCCTGCGTATCAGCCCGTCCTGCCCGCTGATCCTGTCCTTCCACGTTGCGCTGGACCAGGCCCGTGAAAAGGCTCGTGGCGAACTGAAGATCGGTACCACCGGTCGCGGCATCGGCCCAGCCTACGAAGACAAGGTTGCGCGTCGTGGCCTGCGTGTGGGCGACCTGCTCAACATGTCGCGCTTTGAAGACAAACTGCGTGAATTGGTGGATTACCACAACTTCATGCTGGTGGGTTACTACAAAGAGCCAGCCATCGAGTTTGAAAAGACTCTGGCCGAATGCAAGGAATACGCCGAGCTGCTCAAGCCGTTGATGCTAGACGTGACTGCCGAACTGCACGACCTGCGTCGCGCGGGCAAAGACATCATGTTCGAAGGCGCCCAGGGTTCGTTGCTGGACATCGACCACGGCACCTACCCGTACGTGACCAGCTCCAATACCACCGCTGGCGGCGTGGCTACCGGTTCGGGGGTTGGCCCGATGTTCCTGGACTACATCCTGGGCATCACCAAGGCCTACACCACACGCGTAGGCTCGGGACCATTTCCGACTGAGCTGTTCGACGAAGTCGGTGCGCATCTGGCCAAACAAGGCCACGAGTTCGGCGCGACCACAGGCCGTGCTCGTCGTTGTGGTTGGTTCGACGCGGTTATCCTGCGTCGCGCTATCGATGTGAACAGCATTTCGGGTATCTGCCTGACCAAGCTGGATGTGCTCGACGGCCTGGAAACCATCAACATCTGCGTCGGCTACAAAGATGCAGAAGGTAATGAGGCTGCGCCGACTGACGCTGATAGCTACGTGGGCCTGCAGGCTGTGTACGAAGAAGTGCCGGGCTGGACCGAATCGACCGTGGGTGCCAAGACCCTGGAAGAGCTGCCAGCTAACGCCCGTGCCTACATCAAGCGCGTTGAAGAGCTGGTAGGTGCGCCGATCGACATTATTTCGACGGGCCCGGACCGCAACGAGACCATCGTCCTGCGTCACCCGTTCGCTTAA
- a CDS encoding methyl-accepting chemotaxis protein translates to MSAVLSLLQSRLLRPVFVTLGIALLVQVLVAVALTRSTVTALEVDLGRQLGADSQQLSGELTQAGQEVTSSLETLSISTRERLTAGLSVRLKQEQQHLRATLEKDLQDSANDMAQLLASVAPRAMWDSDVPALSEFARRAQRNPNVLFVVYDDPAGQHLTRYLNRQNPINKALLEKGQGDRALDKVLNAAKNDPSVYYLEASISPNGVEIGKVIMGVSTASVEADLTALDQRFAALIASSAQLVGDSLKGAAADSAAAMGARLQSAQVTATQMAANTSGAVQEAAGTLRWRIGMGLAVVGFAVLLLVAVVLGRRVVNRLKLLIAAMDDLAAGEGDLTKRVQISSKDEIGAMASAVNRFVDKLQPIVREAGDVAQRTGVEIGALTLRNAGADAAAGLQRDEVAESLRALSQMADEAQAESHAMQAALQQVVDIRQATDENSRTSAEVGSLIEALAGQVEEGAKVIERLAQQSEQIEVVLTVIHGIAEQTNLLALNAAIEAARAGETGRGFAVVADEVRALASKTQSSTGDIQAHIVALQQGAREAVATIGKAGRQANEGLLVLRDSVRLQQSVQASVEQVHAAIGLATRAAEHQAQGAHAVRGRVEVIHAQAERAAQAVVETTASGKVLDGLAAQLKASLGQFRA, encoded by the coding sequence ATGTCTGCCGTTCTCTCATTGTTACAAAGCCGACTGTTGCGGCCGGTGTTCGTTACTCTAGGTATCGCTCTTTTGGTGCAGGTGCTGGTGGCCGTCGCTCTGACGCGGAGCACAGTCACTGCGCTGGAGGTCGATTTGGGTCGCCAGTTGGGCGCCGACAGTCAACAGCTCTCTGGCGAGTTGACCCAGGCGGGCCAGGAAGTGACGTCCAGTCTGGAGACGCTTTCAATCAGTACGCGCGAGCGTCTGACCGCGGGCCTTTCGGTGCGCTTGAAACAAGAGCAGCAGCACCTGCGTGCAACCCTGGAAAAAGACCTGCAGGATTCCGCCAATGACATGGCGCAGTTGCTGGCGTCGGTTGCGCCCCGAGCGATGTGGGACAGCGATGTACCTGCCTTGTCGGAGTTCGCCCGACGTGCCCAGCGCAATCCGAACGTATTGTTCGTGGTGTATGACGATCCCGCCGGCCAGCACCTGACTCGCTACCTGAACCGGCAAAATCCGATCAACAAGGCGCTGCTGGAAAAAGGCCAGGGTGATCGCGCTCTGGATAAAGTGCTGAATGCTGCCAAAAACGACCCTTCGGTGTATTACCTGGAAGCGTCTATCAGCCCGAATGGCGTGGAAATCGGCAAGGTCATCATGGGGGTGTCCACCGCATCGGTGGAGGCGGACTTGACGGCCCTGGATCAGCGTTTTGCGGCGTTGATCGCCAGCAGTGCTCAACTGGTCGGCGACAGTCTCAAGGGGGCGGCCGCTGATAGCGCTGCTGCCATGGGCGCGCGCCTGCAGTCGGCGCAGGTCACCGCAACACAGATGGCGGCCAATACCTCTGGCGCCGTGCAAGAGGCCGCGGGGACATTGCGTTGGCGGATCGGCATGGGGCTGGCCGTGGTCGGTTTTGCGGTGCTGCTGCTGGTTGCCGTGGTGCTTGGGCGACGGGTGGTCAATCGCCTGAAGCTGCTGATTGCCGCGATGGATGATCTGGCGGCTGGCGAGGGCGACCTGACCAAGCGTGTGCAGATCAGCAGCAAGGATGAAATCGGCGCCATGGCTTCGGCGGTCAATCGTTTTGTGGATAAGTTGCAGCCGATTGTGCGTGAGGCGGGCGATGTGGCTCAGCGGACAGGCGTGGAAATCGGCGCGCTGACCCTGCGCAATGCCGGCGCCGATGCTGCCGCGGGCCTGCAGCGCGATGAGGTGGCTGAAAGCCTGCGGGCGTTGTCGCAAATGGCTGATGAGGCCCAGGCGGAAAGTCATGCCATGCAGGCCGCCTTGCAGCAGGTGGTGGATATTCGCCAGGCAACCGATGAAAACTCTCGAACTTCTGCCGAGGTGGGCAGCCTGATCGAAGCGTTGGCGGGGCAGGTGGAAGAGGGAGCAAAAGTTATCGAGCGGCTGGCCCAGCAAAGCGAGCAAATCGAAGTGGTGTTGACGGTGATTCACGGGATTGCCGAGCAGACCAATCTGCTGGCGTTGAACGCAGCGATCGAGGCGGCGCGCGCCGGTGAGACCGGGCGTGGTTTTGCGGTAGTGGCGGACGAGGTGCGTGCGCTGGCGAGCAAAACCCAGAGTTCTACCGGGGATATCCAAGCGCATATCGTAGCCTTGCAGCAAGGCGCGCGTGAGGCGGTCGCCACCATTGGCAAGGCCGGACGCCAAGCCAATGAAGGCTTGCTGGTATTGCGTGACAGCGTGCGGTTGCAGCAGTCGGTGCAGGCTTCGGTGGAGCAGGTGCATGCGGCGATTGGTCTGGCGACGCGCGCGGCCGAGCATCAAGCGCAAGGCGCGCATGCGGTGCGCGGTCGAGTCGAGGTGATTCATGCCCAGGCCGAGCGTGCTGCGCAGGCAGTCGTGGAAACGACGGCCAGCGGCAAGGTGCTGGATGGGCTGGCGGCGCAGTTGAAAGCCAGCTTGGGGCAGTTCAGGGCCTAG
- a CDS encoding ATP phosphoribosyltransferase regulatory subunit has product MATVDRWLLPDGIEEVLPPEAARIEVARRQVLDLFQSWGYEFVVTPHIEYLESLLTGAGQDLDLRTFKVIDPQSGRQMGFRADITPQVARIDAHTLRREGPSRLCYAGSVLHAQPRALSSSRSPIQLGAELYGDASPSSDVEVISLMLAMLQLADVPDVHMDLGHVGIYRGLARAAGLSGEVEQQLFDALQRKAIDEVISLTKGVPAELAGMLRALVDLCGGREVLVAARERLANAPAPVLAALDDVLVIAEQLSARFPQLPLYFDLGELRGYHYHTGVVFAVFVPGVGQAIAQGGRYDDIGADFGRARPATGFSTDLKTLVTLGRAEVELPSGGIWMPDSTDAALWQQVCQLRGEGQRVVQALPGQPLAAAREADCDRQLILQNGLWQVSPLAS; this is encoded by the coding sequence ATGGCAACGGTAGACCGCTGGCTGCTGCCAGATGGCATCGAAGAAGTACTGCCACCAGAGGCCGCGCGCATTGAAGTCGCGCGCCGCCAGGTGTTAGATCTGTTCCAGAGCTGGGGTTACGAGTTTGTCGTGACTCCGCATATCGAGTATCTGGAATCGCTGCTGACCGGCGCGGGCCAGGACCTGGATCTGCGCACCTTCAAGGTCATTGACCCTCAGTCGGGTCGGCAAATGGGCTTTCGTGCCGATATAACGCCACAAGTCGCGCGCATCGATGCGCACACCTTGCGCCGTGAAGGCCCGAGTCGCCTGTGCTACGCCGGCAGCGTGCTGCATGCTCAGCCACGAGCCTTGTCGTCTTCGCGTAGCCCGATCCAGCTGGGTGCCGAGTTGTACGGCGATGCCAGCCCGAGCAGCGATGTGGAAGTCATCAGCCTGATGCTGGCGATGTTGCAACTGGCCGATGTGCCGGATGTCCACATGGATCTGGGGCATGTCGGTATTTATCGTGGCCTGGCCCGCGCCGCCGGTTTGTCCGGTGAAGTGGAGCAGCAATTGTTCGATGCGCTGCAGCGCAAGGCGATCGATGAAGTGATATCCCTGACCAAAGGTGTGCCTGCGGAACTGGCCGGCATGCTGCGCGCGCTGGTAGATCTGTGTGGTGGCCGTGAGGTCCTGGTCGCGGCCCGTGAACGTCTGGCGAATGCGCCTGCGCCGGTGTTGGCGGCGCTGGATGACGTGCTGGTGATTGCCGAGCAGTTGTCGGCCCGCTTCCCGCAGTTGCCGTTGTACTTTGACCTCGGTGAGTTGCGCGGTTACCACTACCATACAGGTGTGGTGTTCGCGGTGTTTGTGCCGGGTGTTGGCCAAGCCATCGCCCAGGGCGGACGGTATGACGACATCGGCGCCGACTTCGGCCGTGCGCGTCCGGCCACCGGCTTTTCCACCGATTTGAAAACCCTGGTGACCCTGGGGCGTGCTGAGGTCGAGTTACCGTCTGGTGGTATCTGGATGCCTGACAGTACGGACGCGGCACTCTGGCAGCAAGTCTGCCAGTTGCGCGGCGAGGGTCAGCGTGTCGTCCAGGCTTTGCCTGGGCAGCCATTGGCCGCCGCCCGTGAAGCGGACTGCGACCGGCAATTGATTTTGCAGAACGGGCTTTGGCAAGTATCGCCACTGGCTTCTTGA
- the hflC gene encoding protease modulator HflC, with translation MSNKSLTALIVGVVVVIAAWNCFYIVAQTERAVLLQFGRVVQEDVQPGLHVKIPYVNKVRKFDGRLMTLDAPTQRFLTLEKKAVMVDAYAKWRVKDAERFYTATSGLKQIADERLSRRLESGLRDQFGKRTLHEVVSGERDALMADITASLDKMAEKELGIEVVDVRVKAIDLPKEVNRSVFERMSTEREREAREHRAKGNELAEGIRADADRQRRVLLAEAYRESQEARGDGDAQAAAIYAKAYGQDQEFYSFYRSLRAYRESFANKTDVMVLDPSSDFFRYLEKSK, from the coding sequence ATGAGCAATAAATCGCTGACCGCTCTGATTGTGGGCGTCGTCGTGGTCATCGCTGCCTGGAACTGCTTCTACATCGTGGCTCAGACCGAGCGCGCGGTGTTGCTGCAATTCGGTCGTGTGGTTCAGGAAGATGTCCAGCCGGGCCTGCATGTGAAGATCCCCTACGTCAACAAGGTGCGCAAGTTCGACGGCCGTCTGATGACGCTGGATGCGCCGACGCAGCGCTTCCTGACCCTGGAAAAGAAAGCCGTGATGGTTGACGCCTACGCCAAGTGGCGCGTCAAGGACGCCGAGCGCTTCTACACCGCGACCTCCGGCCTCAAGCAGATTGCCGACGAGCGTTTGTCGCGTCGTCTGGAGTCGGGCCTGCGTGACCAGTTCGGCAAGCGCACCCTGCACGAGGTGGTTTCCGGTGAGCGTGATGCCTTGATGGCGGATATCACCGCTTCGCTGGACAAGATGGCTGAAAAAGAGTTGGGCATCGAAGTTGTCGATGTTCGGGTCAAGGCCATCGATTTGCCGAAGGAAGTGAACCGTAGTGTGTTCGAGCGTATGAGCACCGAGCGTGAGCGTGAGGCTCGTGAGCACCGCGCCAAGGGTAACGAACTGGCTGAAGGTATCCGTGCGGATGCCGACCGTCAGCGTCGCGTACTGTTGGCAGAAGCCTATCGCGAGTCTCAAGAGGCGCGTGGTGATGGTGATGCTCAAGCGGCGGCGATCTACGCCAAGGCATACGGTCAGGATCAGGAGTTCTACTCGTTCTATCGTAGCCTGCGTGCCTACCGTGAAAGCTTCGCGAACAAAACCGATGTCATGGTGTTGGACCCAAGCAGCGATTTCTTTCGCTACCTGGAAAAGTCCAAGTAA
- the miaA gene encoding tRNA (adenosine(37)-N6)-dimethylallyltransferase MiaA, whose product MSVLPPAIFLMGPTAAGKTDLAIELTKVLPCELISVDSALVYRDMDIGTAKPSKELLAAHPHRLIDIIDPAQSYSAADFRTDALAAMAEITARGNIPLLVGGTMLYYKALQEGLADMPPADPRVRAELEDEAARLGWQALHDQLVAVDPVSAARIHPNDPQRLARALEVWRVSGQTMTAHRLKQSAQSTDAGASGQGQLPYTVANLAIAPANRQVLHERIAQRFTIMLEQGFVDEVVALRSRGDLHPGLPSIRAVGYRQVWDHLDGKLTSAEMQERGIIATRQLAKRQFTWLRSWTDLHWLDSLDCDNLSRALKYLGTVSILS is encoded by the coding sequence ATGAGTGTTCTCCCTCCCGCTATTTTCTTGATGGGGCCGACAGCCGCCGGCAAGACCGACTTGGCGATCGAGCTGACCAAGGTCCTGCCTTGCGAGTTGATTAGCGTCGACTCTGCCCTGGTTTATCGGGACATGGACATCGGCACCGCCAAGCCTTCGAAAGAACTGTTGGCGGCGCATCCACATCGCCTGATCGACATTATCGACCCCGCGCAGAGCTATTCGGCGGCGGACTTTCGCACCGATGCCCTCGCCGCCATGGCCGAAATCACTGCGCGGGGCAATATTCCGCTGTTGGTGGGTGGCACGATGCTTTACTACAAGGCGCTGCAGGAAGGTCTGGCGGACATGCCGCCGGCCGACCCCCGGGTGCGCGCCGAGTTGGAGGACGAGGCGGCGCGTCTTGGCTGGCAGGCGTTGCATGATCAGTTGGTAGCGGTAGATCCGGTGTCCGCCGCGCGCATTCACCCCAATGACCCCCAGCGGCTGGCGCGAGCCCTGGAAGTCTGGCGAGTGAGTGGCCAGACGATGACTGCCCACCGACTGAAACAATCTGCGCAAAGTACTGATGCAGGCGCCTCAGGGCAGGGACAATTGCCCTATACTGTCGCCAATCTGGCCATCGCTCCGGCGAATCGTCAGGTTCTGCATGAGCGAATAGCACAAAGATTCACAATTATGTTGGAACAGGGGTTCGTGGACGAGGTCGTAGCTTTGCGTTCAAGAGGTGACTTGCATCCGGGGTTGCCTTCGATACGTGCTGTAGGCTATCGCCAAGTCTGGGATCATCTGGATGGCAAGCTGACGTCAGCCGAAATGCAGGAGCGCGGCATTATTGCTACGCGCCAGTTGGCAAAACGCCAGTTCACATGGCTACGCAGTTGGACTGACTTGCATTGGCTGGACAGTCTGGATTGCGACAATCTGTCACGCGCCTTGAAATACTTGGGAACGGTCTCCATATTGAGCTGA
- the hfq gene encoding RNA chaperone Hfq, which produces MSKGHSLQDPYLNTLRKEKVGVSIYLVNGIKLQGTIESFDQFVILLKNTVSQMVYKHAISTVVPVRPIRLPSAAETEQGDAEPGNA; this is translated from the coding sequence ATGTCAAAAGGGCATTCGCTACAAGACCCTTACTTGAATACTTTACGTAAAGAGAAAGTTGGGGTTTCCATCTATCTGGTCAACGGTATCAAGCTGCAAGGTACGATCGAGTCTTTCGACCAGTTCGTTATCCTGCTGAAAAACACCGTCAGCCAGATGGTTTACAAGCACGCTATCTCGACAGTAGTGCCGGTTCGTCCAATTCGTCTGCCTAGCGCAGCCGAAACCGAACAGGGTGACGCTGAGCCAGGTAACGCCTGA
- the hflK gene encoding FtsH protease activity modulator HflK translates to MAWNEPGGNSNNQDPWGGKRRNNGDRKGPPDLDEAFRKLQESLNGLFGGGKKRGGDEGGRTGKGGGYGLLGLALVALAAVWLYSAVYVVDEQEQAVVLRFGKYYETVGPGLNIYFPPIDKKYMENVTRERAYTKQGQMLTEDENIVEVPLTVQYKISNLQDFVLNVDQPEISLQHATESALRHVVGSTAMDQVLTEGRELMASEIKERLQRFLDTYRTGITVTQVNVQSAAAPREVQDAFDDVIRAREDEQRSRNQAETYANGVVPEARGQAQRIIEDANGYRDEVVSRAKGEADRFTSLVAEYRKAPEVTRERLYLDTMQEVFTNTSKVLVTGNKDGQSNLLYLPLDKMIDSGRGGSNPPSSSSTAAANEASARAAADLQQQQTRTRESR, encoded by the coding sequence ATGGCTTGGAATGAGCCGGGTGGCAACTCGAATAATCAGGATCCTTGGGGTGGTAAACGCCGCAATAATGGCGACCGCAAGGGGCCACCGGATCTCGACGAGGCCTTCCGTAAGCTGCAGGAAAGCCTGAATGGGTTGTTCGGTGGTGGAAAAAAACGTGGTGGTGACGAGGGCGGTCGCACAGGCAAGGGCGGTGGTTACGGCCTGCTTGGCCTCGCGCTTGTCGCGCTGGCCGCTGTGTGGTTGTACAGCGCGGTCTATGTGGTCGACGAGCAGGAGCAGGCCGTGGTGCTGCGCTTCGGCAAGTACTACGAGACCGTTGGCCCGGGCCTGAATATCTATTTCCCGCCGATCGACAAGAAGTACATGGAGAACGTCACGCGTGAGCGTGCCTACACCAAGCAGGGCCAGATGCTGACCGAAGACGAGAACATCGTCGAAGTGCCGCTGACCGTGCAGTACAAGATCAGCAACCTGCAGGACTTCGTGCTGAACGTCGACCAGCCGGAAATCAGTTTGCAGCATGCGACCGAAAGCGCCCTGCGCCACGTAGTGGGTTCCACCGCGATGGACCAGGTGCTGACTGAAGGTCGTGAACTGATGGCCAGCGAGATCAAGGAGCGTCTGCAACGCTTCCTCGATACTTATCGCACCGGTATCACCGTCACTCAGGTCAACGTACAGAGCGCAGCGGCACCGCGTGAAGTGCAGGACGCCTTCGATGACGTGATCCGTGCCCGTGAAGACGAGCAGCGCTCGCGCAACCAGGCAGAAACCTATGCCAACGGCGTCGTGCCGGAAGCCCGTGGTCAGGCCCAGCGCATTATTGAAGATGCCAACGGCTATCGCGATGAAGTGGTTTCCCGCGCCAAGGGTGAAGCGGATCGCTTTACCAGCCTGGTCGCCGAGTACCGCAAGGCACCGGAAGTCACGCGTGAGCGTCTGTACCTGGACACCATGCAGGAGGTCTTCACTAACACCAGCAAAGTCCTCGTGACCGGCAACAAGGATGGGCAGAGCAATCTGCTATACCTGCCGCTGGACAAGATGATTGACAGTGGTCGTGGTGGCAGCAATCCGCCGTCCAGCAGTTCGACTGCGGCTGCCAATGAAGCGAGCGCCCGTGCGGCGGCTGACTTGCAGCAACAGCAAACACGTACCAGGGAGAGTCGTTGA
- the hflX gene encoding ribosome rescue GTPase HflX, with translation MFFERHGGGERVILVHLDGQDPEAREDPQEFQELANSAGAETVAFFNVPRHRPTAKYLIGSGKVEELRDLVHAEEADLVIFNHVLTPSQERNLERVFECRVIDRTGLILDIFAQRARTHEGKLQVELAQLDHMSTRLVRGWTHLERQGGGIGMRGPGETQLETDRRLLRVRLRQIKGRLEKVRSQREQSRRGRMRADIPTVSLVGYTNAGKSTLFNNVTKSDVYAADQLFATLDPTLRRLDLDDLGPIVLADTVGFIRHLPHKLVEAFRSTLEESSNSDLLLHVIDAAEPDRMLQIEQVMLVLGEIGAQDLPILEVYNKLDLLEGVEPQIQRDENGKPQRVWLSARDGSGLELLEQAIAEILGSDLFVGTLRLPQRFARLRAQFFELGAVQKEEHDEEGVSLLAVRLPRTELNRLVSREGLQPVEFIEEHTLQ, from the coding sequence TTGTTCTTTGAGCGCCACGGTGGTGGTGAGCGAGTGATCCTCGTTCACTTGGATGGACAGGACCCTGAGGCGCGCGAAGATCCGCAGGAGTTTCAGGAGCTGGCAAATTCGGCCGGCGCCGAGACCGTTGCGTTTTTTAACGTGCCGCGTCATCGGCCAACCGCCAAATACCTGATTGGCAGCGGCAAGGTCGAGGAACTGCGCGACCTGGTCCACGCCGAAGAAGCCGATCTGGTGATCTTCAATCACGTCCTCACGCCCAGTCAGGAACGTAACCTCGAACGTGTTTTCGAGTGTCGCGTGATCGACCGCACGGGCCTGATTCTGGATATCTTCGCCCAGCGCGCGCGTACCCATGAAGGCAAGCTCCAGGTCGAACTGGCCCAGCTTGATCACATGAGTACCCGGCTGGTACGTGGCTGGACTCACCTTGAGCGCCAGGGTGGCGGTATCGGTATGCGAGGCCCGGGTGAGACCCAGCTGGAAACCGACCGGCGCCTGCTGCGGGTTCGCCTGCGCCAGATCAAGGGTCGCCTGGAAAAAGTCCGCAGCCAGCGCGAGCAGTCGCGACGTGGCCGGATGCGTGCGGATATTCCTACCGTGTCCCTGGTCGGCTACACCAACGCCGGCAAATCCACGCTGTTCAACAACGTGACGAAATCTGACGTGTATGCGGCCGACCAACTGTTCGCCACCCTCGACCCGACCTTGCGCCGTCTGGATTTGGACGACCTGGGGCCGATTGTCCTGGCCGACACTGTGGGTTTCATTCGCCATTTGCCGCACAAGCTGGTCGAGGCATTTCGGTCTACGCTCGAAGAGTCGAGCAATTCCGACCTGTTGCTGCACGTGATCGATGCCGCCGAGCCTGACCGGATGTTGCAGATTGAACAGGTGATGCTGGTGCTGGGCGAGATTGGGGCCCAGGACTTGCCGATCCTCGAGGTCTATAACAAACTCGATCTGCTTGAAGGCGTTGAACCACAGATTCAGCGCGACGAAAACGGCAAGCCCCAGCGGGTCTGGCTGTCGGCGCGAGATGGCAGTGGTCTGGAGCTGCTGGAGCAAGCCATTGCCGAAATACTCGGCAGCGATTTGTTTGTCGGCACCTTGCGCTTGCCGCAACGTTTTGCTCGACTGCGTGCACAGTTTTTTGAGCTGGGCGCGGTACAGAAAGAAGAGCATGACGAAGAAGGTGTCAGCTTGCTGGCTGTTCGATTGCCCCGGACCGAGCTGAATCGGCTGGTCAGTCGAGAGGGCTTGCAGCCAGTGGAGTTCATCGAAGAACACACTTTGCAATAA